From the Leptospira biflexa serovar Patoc strain 'Patoc 1 (Paris)' genome, one window contains:
- a CDS encoding P-II family nitrogen regulator, with translation MKMIIAIIQPHKLEEVKAELTKNEIYRLTVSDVQGYGQQKGKTEVFRGHEYTVNLLRKVRLEIAVNDEFVKPTVDAILKAAKSGDGKIGDGKIFITPLEEVIRIRTGEKGKNAI, from the coding sequence ATGAAAATGATCATTGCAATCATTCAACCACATAAGTTGGAAGAAGTAAAAGCTGAGTTAACCAAAAACGAAATCTATCGTTTGACAGTATCTGATGTTCAAGGTTACGGACAACAAAAAGGAAAAACAGAAGTTTTCCGTGGTCACGAATACACTGTAAATTTACTTAGAAAAGTAAGATTGGAAATAGCAGTCAACGATGAATTCGTAAAACCAACAGTGGATGCGATCTTAAAAGCAGCAAAAAGTGGTGACGGTAAAATTGGTGATGGTAAAATTTTTATCACTCCATTAGAAGAAGTGATTCGAATCAGAACTGGCGAAAAAGGCAAAAACGCCATTTAA
- a CDS encoding ammonium transporter, giving the protein MKQYFKSIAFLLLVVPMFLFADEAATVVSPAEETAKAIQTLTVGLDTLWVLVAGMLVFFMNAGFALVESGFAQSKNTVNILAKNFIVFAAATFSYWAIGWGLMFGDGTPYYATEGVFFLTGLDNSPALGDDYKGVYSSMNWTGVPLLAKFFFQLVFAATAATIVSGAVAERIKFHSFLIFSFILVAVMYPFTGHWVWGGGWLAGLGFHDFAGSTVVHSVGGWAALAGAIVLGARKGKFLPDGRIKPILGHNMTSAALGTLILWLGWFGFNPGSTMGVGDGSVMAHVIVTTNISAALGALASTVTAWIILKKPDLGMILNGTLAGLVGITAPCAIVSPTSAAIIGAVSGVLVVLSVLFFDKMKIDDPVGATSVHLVCGIWGTLAVAIFGYEGSPAGVDVPSFLTQLYGILAIGGFTFVVSFILWFVLKLAGGIRVSEEEELSGLDLGEHGAEAYPDFNIRVRG; this is encoded by the coding sequence ATGAAACAATATTTCAAATCAATCGCCTTCCTTCTCCTGGTCGTTCCGATGTTCCTTTTTGCAGATGAAGCTGCAACCGTCGTGAGCCCAGCAGAAGAAACAGCAAAAGCAATCCAAACATTAACTGTAGGTCTTGACACATTATGGGTGTTAGTTGCAGGTATGTTGGTGTTCTTTATGAATGCTGGGTTTGCATTAGTAGAATCTGGATTTGCACAATCGAAAAACACAGTTAACATTTTAGCAAAAAACTTCATCGTATTTGCTGCCGCTACATTCTCGTATTGGGCAATCGGTTGGGGTTTGATGTTTGGTGATGGAACTCCATATTATGCGACAGAAGGAGTTTTCTTTTTAACTGGACTTGATAACTCACCTGCACTTGGGGATGACTATAAAGGTGTTTATTCTTCAATGAATTGGACTGGTGTTCCTCTTCTTGCAAAATTTTTCTTCCAATTGGTATTCGCTGCAACTGCTGCAACGATTGTATCGGGAGCTGTTGCTGAACGAATTAAATTCCATTCCTTCTTAATTTTCTCATTTATCCTTGTAGCTGTGATGTATCCTTTCACAGGTCACTGGGTATGGGGTGGCGGTTGGTTAGCAGGTCTTGGTTTTCATGACTTTGCTGGATCTACCGTAGTACACTCAGTAGGTGGATGGGCGGCTCTAGCTGGTGCCATCGTACTTGGTGCTAGAAAAGGGAAATTTTTACCAGATGGTCGTATCAAACCAATCCTTGGTCACAATATGACATCTGCGGCGCTCGGAACACTCATCCTATGGCTAGGTTGGTTTGGATTTAACCCTGGTTCAACGATGGGAGTAGGTGATGGAAGTGTTATGGCGCACGTCATCGTAACTACAAATATCTCTGCTGCATTAGGTGCACTTGCATCTACTGTCACTGCATGGATCATTTTAAAAAAACCTGATTTAGGTATGATTCTAAACGGAACCCTCGCTGGGCTTGTTGGGATTACAGCACCTTGTGCTATCGTAAGTCCAACTTCAGCAGCAATCATCGGCGCTGTGTCAGGTGTACTTGTGGTTCTGTCCGTATTATTTTTTGATAAAATGAAAATTGATGACCCTGTTGGAGCAACATCCGTTCACTTAGTATGTGGTATTTGGGGAACTCTTGCAGTTGCCATTTTTGGATACGAAGGATCTCCTGCTGGAGTCGACGTTCCATCTTTCTTAACACAACTTTATGGAATTTTAGCAATCGGTGGATTTACATTTGTTGTTTCCTTCATATTGTGGTTTGTATTAAAACTTGCTGGTGGAATCCGAGTGAGTGAAGAAGAAGAATTAAGTGGATTGGATCTAGGGGAACACGGAGCAGAAGCTTACCCTGATTTTAATATCCGAGTTCGTGGTTAA
- a CDS encoding deoxyribodipyrimidine photo-lyase, translating into MQAYRRFDANHAFNHAVNLAKELNKELIVYEGLRMDYPWNSERIHQFILEGMIENQTRADELEIKYWPFVETPKNLGKGLLKEISENASVVVTDDFPCFIIPEQTEKLAKKIHCQLLAIDGNSLIPFSRFAKQASAARILRLWIHKELNREFPKMNTIIWKNEDLSKLNGKTNPPERIGLPKSIDGILKLIPFQNIVSPVKGVKGGRNEALRLLNDFLKHKLDLYLTKRSEPNRPELTATSGLSPYLHFGWIGLDEIFVAVLKHSAKGKWNPERMSHEKPGDREHFYSPSVSANHFLDELITWRDIGYLFFWKDKPKQINLSHLPDWVKTNFQKHQNDHREYVYTLEQFESAKTHDELWNAAQTELVKTGKIHNYMRMLWGKKVIEWSKTYEEAFFILEHLNNKYAYDGRNPNSYTGILWCFGLFDRPWFPERNVFGNVRFMSSDSTKKKFKLNSYLEYIGELSGKSNSLFP; encoded by the coding sequence ATGCAAGCTTACAGGCGTTTTGATGCCAACCACGCTTTTAATCATGCCGTCAACTTAGCGAAAGAATTAAACAAAGAACTAATTGTTTATGAAGGGCTCCGAATGGATTACCCTTGGAATTCCGAACGAATCCATCAGTTTATCCTAGAAGGAATGATAGAGAACCAAACAAGAGCAGACGAACTTGAGATCAAATATTGGCCCTTTGTGGAAACACCAAAAAATCTTGGGAAAGGACTTCTCAAAGAGATTTCAGAGAATGCCTCTGTGGTGGTAACGGATGATTTTCCTTGTTTTATCATTCCGGAACAAACTGAAAAATTAGCCAAAAAAATCCATTGTCAACTTCTCGCCATTGATGGGAACTCCCTCATCCCCTTCTCACGATTTGCAAAACAAGCAAGTGCTGCTCGCATCCTTCGATTATGGATCCACAAAGAACTGAACCGAGAGTTTCCAAAAATGAATACGATCATTTGGAAGAATGAAGATCTTTCAAAACTCAATGGAAAAACAAATCCACCAGAACGAATTGGACTTCCAAAATCAATTGATGGTATTTTAAAACTCATTCCCTTCCAAAATATAGTTTCTCCAGTGAAAGGTGTAAAAGGAGGTAGAAACGAAGCATTACGTTTGTTAAATGATTTTTTGAAACACAAATTAGATTTATATCTTACCAAAAGGTCGGAACCAAACCGACCAGAACTCACAGCAACAAGTGGGCTTTCCCCTTATTTACATTTTGGTTGGATTGGCCTTGATGAAATATTTGTTGCGGTATTAAAACATAGTGCTAAAGGAAAATGGAATCCAGAACGAATGAGTCATGAGAAACCAGGAGATCGAGAACATTTTTATTCTCCATCAGTTTCGGCTAACCATTTTTTGGACGAACTCATTACTTGGCGAGATATTGGGTATTTATTTTTTTGGAAGGACAAACCAAAACAAATCAATTTGAGCCACTTACCTGATTGGGTAAAAACTAATTTTCAAAAACACCAAAATGACCATAGAGAGTATGTTTATACCTTAGAACAATTTGAATCCGCCAAAACCCATGATGAACTTTGGAATGCAGCCCAGACAGAACTGGTCAAAACAGGAAAAATCCATAATTATATGCGAATGTTATGGGGGAAAAAAGTCATCGAATGGTCAAAAACCTATGAGGAAGCATTTTTCATCTTAGAACATCTTAATAACAAGTATGCGTATGATGGTAGGAATCCAAATTCCTACACAGGAATCTTATGGTGTTTTGGACTCTTTGATCGGCCTTGGTTTCCCGAACGAAATGTATTTGGAAATGTACGTTTTATGTCTTCCGATTCAACAAAAAAGAAGTTTAAACTGAATTCCTATTTGGAGTATATTGGTGAACTGAGTGGCAAATCCAACTCACTCTTCCCATGA
- a CDS encoding ATP-dependent Clp protease adaptor ClpS, with product MTDPTKPIFEEETSLKTDSVYSYFVILFNDSIHEFAYVEDCLMKLCFKTKRDAKKIAIEAHTNGKAICFQGSMEECETVAENMTNAQLTVSFGV from the coding sequence ATGACAGACCCGACAAAACCCATATTTGAAGAAGAAACAAGTTTAAAAACGGATTCGGTTTATTCCTATTTTGTCATTTTATTCAATGATTCAATCCATGAATTTGCCTATGTGGAAGATTGTTTGATGAAATTATGTTTTAAAACCAAACGAGATGCTAAAAAAATTGCGATCGAAGCGCATACCAATGGTAAAGCGATTTGTTTTCAAGGTAGTATGGAAGAATGTGAGACTGTTGCAGAAAATATGACAAACGCCCAACTAACCGTGAGTTTTGGAGTATGA
- a CDS encoding DNA alkylation repair protein — MKQTKELFIEALNKEKDPKKAKFFPRFFKTGPGEYGEGDQFLGVTVPKQRMIAKKFAQSLSLEDLQSLISSPFHEVRLATLFVLILKFQFKKATEEDQMAIVQFYLKNTKYINNWDLVDASADKILGEYFFQKDKTTILKLKNSKDLWENRIIILSTFYWIRKGHFTETISLCEFFLNHPHDLIHKATGWMLREIGKRDLNILIQFLNAYVTKMPRTMLRYAIEKLPPSERRKWLDLKKEI; from the coding sequence ATGAAACAAACAAAAGAATTATTCATCGAAGCATTAAACAAAGAAAAAGATCCTAAAAAAGCGAAATTTTTTCCACGTTTTTTCAAAACAGGACCTGGTGAATATGGAGAAGGTGACCAGTTCCTAGGAGTCACTGTTCCCAAACAAAGAATGATTGCCAAAAAATTTGCACAATCACTTTCATTGGAAGATTTACAATCGCTCATCTCCTCCCCATTTCATGAAGTTCGTTTGGCAACACTCTTCGTTCTGATCCTAAAATTCCAATTTAAAAAAGCCACTGAAGAGGATCAAATGGCGATCGTTCAATTTTATCTTAAAAATACGAAATACATCAATAACTGGGATTTGGTGGATGCTAGTGCCGATAAAATCCTAGGTGAGTATTTTTTTCAAAAAGACAAAACGACGATCCTTAAATTGAAAAACTCGAAGGATTTATGGGAGAATCGTATCATTATTTTAAGTACATTTTATTGGATTCGAAAAGGTCATTTCACCGAAACAATTTCTTTATGTGAGTTTTTTTTGAACCACCCGCATGATCTCATACACAAGGCTACAGGATGGATGTTACGTGAGATTGGAAAACGTGATTTAAACATTTTAATCCAATTTTTGAATGCATACGTAACCAAAATGCCTCGTACTATGCTGCGTTATGCGATAGAAAAACTTCCTCCTTCTGAAAGGAGAAAGTGGTTGGATCTAAAAAAAGAAAT